A section of the Pediococcus inopinatus genome encodes:
- a CDS encoding IS30 family transposase, producing MKEVFVLVQEQLITSHVKGHHLTPIERGRIAGLLSAGKSARQIAAEIGVCHQTINNELKRGRIQQVKKLNGKEQYFSVYAPDTAQVRYQTNRQRCHRPLKFKFVTNFLAYFDDHFHQDDWSPDAAVGFAHQQHLFKRTEMVCTKTLYNYIDAQLLEIRNLDLVEKANRRTKHHWSNKHRRLAGKSIEERPKRVDKRKEFGHFEIDTVVGKRSGHESVLLTFTERKTRYDIVRLIEGKDADSVSYALKGICAEFGDLIKSVTADNGTEFTALNAVLDGVADIYYAHPYSSFERATNETHNRMIRRYLPKGHSLDTIGPKTVSMVESRLNQLPRRILKYQTPKEAFQIEAARIRKSCSA from the coding sequence ATGAAAGAGGTTTTCGTCTTGGTGCAAGAACAGCTTATCACATCTCACGTAAAGGGTCATCATTTAACTCCAATTGAGCGAGGCAGAATTGCTGGCTTACTTTCTGCAGGCAAATCTGCTCGTCAAATTGCCGCTGAAATTGGTGTCTGTCATCAAACTATTAATAATGAGCTTAAGCGTGGCCGCATTCAACAGGTAAAGAAACTCAATGGTAAAGAACAGTACTTTAGCGTTTATGCGCCTGATACGGCCCAAGTTCGGTATCAAACGAATCGACAACGCTGTCATCGACCTCTAAAATTTAAATTTGTTACTAACTTTCTGGCTTACTTTGATGATCATTTCCACCAAGATGATTGGTCACCTGATGCAGCAGTCGGCTTCGCCCACCAACAACATCTGTTTAAGCGCACGGAGATGGTTTGTACGAAAACTCTCTACAACTATATCGATGCGCAATTGTTAGAGATCCGTAATCTTGATTTGGTGGAGAAGGCTAACCGTCGTACTAAACATCACTGGTCAAACAAGCATCGACGTTTAGCTGGTAAAAGTATTGAGGAACGTCCTAAAAGGGTCGACAAACGCAAGGAATTTGGCCACTTTGAGATTGATACTGTAGTTGGTAAACGAAGTGGACATGAAAGTGTATTATTGACCTTCACGGAACGTAAAACTCGTTATGATATTGTTCGCTTGATTGAAGGCAAAGATGCTGATTCGGTATCGTATGCACTTAAGGGAATTTGTGCTGAATTTGGTGATCTTATTAAATCTGTTACTGCTGACAACGGAACGGAGTTCACAGCCTTGAATGCAGTCTTAGACGGCGTAGCTGACATCTATTATGCCCATCCGTATAGTTCCTTTGAAAGAGCAACCAATGAAACTCATAACCGCATGATTAGACGATATTTACCTAAGGGACACTCATTAGATACGATTGGTCCCAAGACGGTTTCAATGGTTGAAAGTCGTCTTAACCAATTACCGCGACGTATCTTGAAGTATCAAACCCCAAAAGAAGCTTTTCAAATTGAAGCAGCACGTATTCGTAAATCATGTAGTGCGTAG
- a CDS encoding DUF4870 domain-containing protein: MTIENKLLSSLSYLSILFLPVIFPLIVWLVTAGRPETHRNALNALLLHLFPALLIFVLLILAGVHGLITNNAQSTGWMIVIFGGLCAIVAITLTIYSIYKGIKILVD, translated from the coding sequence ATGACAATTGAAAATAAATTACTCAGTTCGCTCTCTTATTTAAGTATTTTGTTTCTTCCCGTTATATTTCCGCTGATCGTTTGGTTAGTAACAGCTGGTCGTCCTGAAACTCATCGCAATGCCTTGAATGCATTACTCTTACATCTTTTTCCGGCCCTTTTAATATTTGTTCTCCTTATTCTGGCAGGTGTTCATGGGCTGATTACAAATAACGCGCAGTCAACTGGTTGGATGATTGTGATTTTTGGTGGGCTCTGTGCAATCGTTGCAATAACGTTAACTATTTACAGCATTTACAAAGGAATTAAAATTTTGGTTGATTAA